The Penicillium psychrofluorescens genome assembly, chromosome: 2 nucleotide sequence GGTAACGTATCCGCGAGAAGGCCATATCTACATGGAGAGAAAGCATGTAATTGATATGTGGATGCGGATGAAGCAGTTCTATGATTTGCACTTGAGTTGAGCTTGATAGAACGTAGAATACAGCTATGGGATGAGATGGGATGAAGAATCatttgttgttgaaatagTTGAGTTGAACTTGACATATTCAATCCCGTAACCTTGAAGTGACATAGACATAGAAATTCAGTAAGGCGAACTAACGACAACAGCCAAATCCTTCCTCTCGCAGATCCTTGCCATTCACTTCATTCCATCATCGGGCTTGTTCTTTCACAGCGTAATTGCAAAAATCTCTGGAATCATgccctcctcatcatcatcggctTGCGCGTCGTCCATCTGCTCATCATTCTAGCTTTTCTCtttcacctcctcctccttctctccctcctcgtcatcttccacttcatccccatcttcctcctcctcctcatcacTATCTCCATCAGAAATCATAAGGTGATTCTCAGCGTACCTCTCCGCATTGTCCCACTCATACAAAAAGCTCTCCTTAACCATATCCAAAAAGTCCTGGACATCCTTCTTCAAAACAGCCAGATGCTGAATGCCCGGCAACTCCGACACAGCGCGCAAGAAGGGCGCACGACGCAGGTCTCCAAACCACACAGCGTCGCCACAGGCAATACCCACCCAGTCAGGATACTCACATGCCAGCGCGCAGCTGACAACATGGATCGTGGTCAGGGCATCGCCGCACGCAGCGTTCCAATCAATCTGGCTAGGCAGACTGGCTGTGGCGTAGCATCGGACGCTAATGAGCGGGTGGTAGGACGGCCGCTCTTCTCCTGGTCGACGAGCGACACGCAGGGCGTAGACCTCTGTGAAGGAGTCGTAGTGATACAGCCGGACCTGGTAGTATTCTCCAGGTGGGAACCAGTAGGCTAGGATGCTGGTCCAGACACTGGCGACGTCAGTTGCCGTCGAGTTAGCATTCAGAAGGTCGACTTGGTCATTGATGGCCATGCATTTGTGGAACTGGTGTGACGGGTTTGTTAGTTTCGGGTGTGTTGTTCATGGGGACTGCAcgcgaaggaagaaaggcTCACCGTTCGGTCTGCGTAGTCGTGCAAGGTTGGTGCGCTCATCTTGGATTTGTGCTTAGGGTTATTGTGTAGGGCCAGTGTTTGTGTGAGttgtgaagaagaagtgagaTAAAGGATGAATGCTGGTGTAGGGTGAGAAGACGATGCAAGATGAAAAATGGGTGTTGATTTTTGAGAGTGGGAAGGAACACAGCCCTGAATGGTGCAGAAAAATGCCTTTATTGACCTGATACTTTCCCAGGCGACTGCCAAACACGGTCTATAGCAGCATTACTACCTAGGCACATGATTAGCTTTTATATATGTACGCAACAGTGAATACACAAAGCACTAAAGTAGCGAATGTCGAATAGGCAGAACAGCTTCTATATAAAGCGTTATTGACCCATACTCAAAGCGACTTACCTGATGTGGTCTACTATTCTTCCTATATAAATCGTTGCACATGTCCCTCCTAAAGATGGTTGCTTGATTCTGGTGGAGCAGCGGTGACCTTCCGCGCTAGTCACTGGCTATTGCTCTCTCGTAGCCCCTGCAGACAATTGGGGTGATATTTTTTTGCGTGCTCAAACATGACTATCGGCATTCTGTTTATTACTCCATCTCTAATGTCAGTCATGATCTAAGCTCAGGGGACCAAGTTCATTATTGCCAATCTTCTAGTATCGCCATGGATGCAAACGTATCCTCTCTTCCGCAGCAAACACCTTGTGTATCTCATAGTCCTTTCTTCCGGGAAATAAGTACTTTTCTTCCGGTGTCCACTGGTGAAGAGGGCGTTTACATCCGACATGGTTCCCACTGTACATGAACAAACCGTATGTCTGTAGAGATTCTTTCAT carries:
- a CDS encoding uncharacterized protein (ID:PFLUO_003450-T1.cds;~source:funannotate), with the translated sequence MSAPTLHDYADRTFHKCMAINDQVDLLNANSTATDVASVWTSILAYWFPPGEYYQVRLYHYDSFTEVYALRVARRPGEERPSYHPLISVRCYATASLPSQIDWNAACGDALTTIHVVSCALACEYPDWVGIACGDAVWFGDLRRAPFLRAVSELPGIQHLAVLKKDVQDFLDMVKESFLYEWDNAERYAENHLMISDGDSDEEEEEDGDEVEDDEEGEKEEEVKEKS